CGGATTCGCTGTCGAAAGAGTAGCTACAACGCTCCGCTGGAGTAGGTGGCGTCTCGTGGGTCAAAGAAGTCATCATGTCCTCACTAGCCATCAGTACGTCCGGAGTCGGGCGTTCTCTTGGTTATTGCGTATCATGGTGCAATCGTCCCCGTTCAAACCGTCGTCTACGAGGGGTTTCCGGTGGGAACCCCCTCAACTGTACTGTCCGGGTATAGTTCGACACACCCGAACTTCCTCTCGGAAGTTGCTTTGGATCAAAAATAACGATCGATTCTGTACTGTCCCGTGCTGAGGAGTCTCCTGCAGCTGTGGAGACCGTATTCAGGCCATGTTCCGGCAGCTTTCTGCACAGCGGGGCAGGATTTCGGCGCAAGCCTGGCAGTGGTCGTGGTCGTGCTGTTCGCACTCCTCAGCACACGCCTCACACGCCTCAGCACAGGCCTCGGCGACCTGAGAGTTGAATTCGGAGTCTCGAACACACAGTCGCGCACACAGCGACGCGAGGTCGGCGACGTCCCGGCAGAGCCGGAGGCATTCGGCCATCCCCTCACCGTGGCCCGCGCACTCGTCGGCACACCACTCACAGACCTCGGCGGCCTCGATGCAGGTATCCACGCACTCTTCCATCTCATCGCTCAGACCGATCTGTTGGACTGCCATTGCACCTCAGATATCGGGCGGATCGTTTTTGCGCTTTCTGGGCAACGATATTCGATTGTTTCACAGATCTATTTCGGGTGGCTTGAGGTAGATTGTGGAACAGTCCCAAAAACGAAAACCACCACGAGGGGATGGTACAGATCTTCTGTTTCGAAGTTAGCGATGAGCAGCAGTACAGACCATTTCTACGCGGTATTCGCTCCCCTTGCAAACGACAGGAGAATGTGTTTGACTCGCCATAGCATACACATAGCCATGACTGGGATCGACGACGTTGATTACGAGATCATCGAGCTGCTGATGGAGAACGCTCGTCACTCCTATCGAGAGATCGCAAAGCAGGTCGACCGTTCGCCACCGACAGTTTCGGATCGCGTTGAACGTCTTCAGGAGATAGGCGTCATCGAACGATTCACCCTTGATATTGATCGGTCGATATTGGTCGAAGGACCGTCGGTACTCGTCGAACTTGATGTTGAACCCAATAGTGATGAAACCGTAGCGAACACGCTCGCTGACACGCCAGCTGTCGAACACATTATTCGAACGCTCGACGCGACGGTATTATTTGTCGCACACGGGAGCGAACAAGACATCCGGGCTCTCCTCTCGGAAACTCTCGATGGTGCACAGATTCGGAGTTACACGGTGCGACTGGTGAGTGAATCAACTTGGAAACCACAGCTGGGTGCAGAGTCGGTCTCGATGGAATGTACCGTCTGTGGAAAATCAGTTGATGACGGCGAGACAGTCGAGTTGGGTGAGCAGACTCACGAAGTCTGCTGTACGTCGTGTGCCTCGAAGATCAAGACACAATACGATGAGCTCAAAGAAGCCGCGGCGAGCGAATGATCTCTAGGGGTTAGACGAAACAGACGTATGATCTGAGTCTATCGTTGTTGACGACTGCATATCGTATGAAAACACCGTGGCAAAACGGACGCGAAAAACAGCTGTTTTTCGCATCGATACGAAAACCCCTGTTCTTTATGTACTGAATCCCGGTACGAATAGGGTGTCCGAATCCACCATGCAGATCGCCGCCTACGTCCGCGTCTCGACCGACGACCAGAACGAGGATCGCCAGATGCGCGCGATCCGCCAGAAGTACAGTGAGACGGAGACATCGAACGAGATCGAGTGGTTCTGTGACCTTGGCGAAAGCGGGGCATCGACCTCCCGGCGGGAGTACCAGCGTCTCCGCGAGCACGTCGCGGAGTACGACGTGGTGGTCGCCCACGAACTCGACCGGCTCGGGCGGTCGTTCGCCGACCTCGCTGGCTTCGTCGAGGACCTCCGCGAGAAAGGCGTTGGCATCGACCTCGTGAACCAACCTATCGGGACGGTCGGCGAGGACGATTGGATGGCCGAGATGATGCTCAACATGATGATGGTGTTCGCCGACGCCGAGCGCAAGATGATCCGCTCGCGCGTCCAGGAAGGTATCGACGCCGCCATCGCCGACGGCAAGCGTGTCGGTCGCCCGCCGTTCGGCTATACCGTTGAGGATGGTTTCCTCCAGCAGATTCCCGCCGAGTACGTCCGCACCCAGACGTTCATCCGCGAGGTCCGCAAGGGCCGTGAGAAGCACGCCACCGCTGGCTTTTTCGAGATTCCCGAGTCAGCGGTCCAGAGCATTCTTGCGCGGGCCGAGGCGAACTACGACGTCCCGTTCGACAACGACCAGTGGCGGCTCGAACGTGCGAAGGTCAGCGCTGGCGAGAAGGACCTCCCGCCGCTCGATGCCCAGAGCAGATACTCTCCCGCACTGACGAGCGTCCCAGAGCAGTAACTGTTCAAGGAAGTGCAAGCGTTCGGAACCATCGGTGCCCCCGAGCGAGAACGACTCGATCATGATCCGGTGACGAGGCGGTCGTCGTACCCGACAGAAACCGATGGGACAACACTCGCCACGCTACCGTAGCCGCGTGTGAACAGCGCCACCTCCGCGCAGTGTTCGTCTGTCGGACGACTTGTGGGTACGGTTAGATATACTATATGAGTCCGAAGTCAACGCCAGAGTCGGACTCAGCCGACACAGATGCACGTATCGACGCGAAATCACCCACCACAAGCCCGCTGGACGACACTGCGGAGATGGTGGCAGCGGCTCTCGTCGCCGACGCCACCGGCTACAATGGCCGGTCACGGTTTTTCGAGGACGACCCCGACGGGACAGGCGATGCTCTCGACGGATTCGTTGCGGATGTCACGACCATCGCGCAATCACAGTGTGAGCGGGCCGGGAGCTACACCGACATCGAGACGCTGGTCTGCCACCTTCCGATCGATCATCTCACGTTCGCCGCACAAGATTCGTTAGCACCGTATTCGGGACGGTATCCGATGGCGATCCACGTTCGAGCGACCCTCCTCATGGAGATCAACGGGTGGGACGAAACTGCCCTCCACGACCACCTCCGAACACATCCTTCGCTGCGCCAGAATCTTGGCTTCGAAACCCTCCCGAATCAATCGACGTTCTGGCGCGCGTGGAACGAACGCTTCAGCGAGAAGCTCCGCGACGCCGTACGGGAGTGTGCTGACTCGATTGTGAGGGCCGCGCGTGCCTGCGGGGTGTCGCTTCCTGACCGGATCGACATCGACGAAGCAGATGAGTCGGACGCCGACGACCCTCCCGAACGTCAACTCGTCGCCGCAAAAACCGACGAGGTGTGGCAGCAGGCCAAACCGTTCGTGACCGACGCCTTCGCGCTCTCTCGTGGCCCGAACTGGCAGATTCATGAGAACGCCTTCTGGGAGCAACATGCCTACATGGGGATGCGCGAGGACATGTACGCCCGCAGCGGCCCCGCGTCGTTCTCACTCGATACCACACGCGAACGGATTCCTACGGGATCGACCCACCGTTACCAGATCGGAAAGCTCTCGGTCGCGGAGATCCGCTCGATGCTTCGCAATACGACGCGGATGCTGATCGCCCGCGCTCGCCAGAACGGCGAGCTCGATGGACCGGTCTTTGCGGCCATCGACGTGACCAAGGGCTTCCCGTTCACCGGTGATCTGGAGGACCACGATGACGATATCCTCGGCTACAAGGACGGCAACGACTACTACCAGTGGGCGGTGCTCAAAATCGTCGGGATGGATGTGCCGCTCGTCCTCGACGCCATTCCGCGCGTGCGAGGTCAGTCGAAAGACGAGATCGTCGAGAAGCTCCTGTCGCAAACGACCGAAATGGTGGATATCGACCTCGTGATGATGGACCGCGAGTTCGACAGCGGCCCTGTGAAGGACACCTGTGAGGAGTACGGCGTCCACTTCCTCAATCCGACACGCATCTTTGAACGCAGTGATGAGGCCGAAACCATCGCGTGGATGTACCGCAACGGCAAACGCTTCCACGTCACCGAGGAAGAGACGCTTGAGGGCACGTCGACACGCAAACAGATCTACCTCCCGCAGCGGTCGAATTCGGACGATGATGAGGACGACAGTCTCTCAGAGGTGTGGACGGAGATGTGCGGCGAGTGGGAGTTCGAGAATGTGGACGGCGAACCGAGCGAGGGGATGTCGTTCTCGCGGCTGCTCGCGGATATCCAGCGAGAAGAGGAAGTCGAAGAGCGCAAGCAGAAAGCCAAGGATGGAGACGTAGACACCGCCGAAACCGTCGTCTTCGAGACCAACCACCCCTACGTGACAGCGCGTGGCACTGACGATCAACGGATGGAGGGGAAGGAATTCATCCACATGATCGAGCGGCTGATCCGGTGGTATCGCCGCCGTTGGGGTATCGAGAACGGCTTTAAGAAGCAGAAACACTTCATGGTGCGAACCACCTCGACTGAACGCGACTATCGGTTCTTCAACTTCGCGTTCGCGTGCGTCCTCTACAACGTGTGGCGACTGGTCGACCTGCTGGTGAAGATCGCCATCGACGGCGAGGACCTCACGTACAAGCCACGAGTGGATGCGAACCAGTTCCTGACCGTGGCGAAACAATACTACGGCCTCGATCCGCCTGATTAACGCCAGACCATCTCTGTGAGCGCCCGGTCATGAGCGACAGCTCTCTTGGACGCTGGTTTGTTTCACGCTTTGAGACACTGGTTCTGAAACCGTGATCCGATTCTGGTCGCGACTCATTTGGTATGTCAAGAAACCGGCTGCAACGAACGTTCGACTCGTGCATTCAGCGGCTACCTAGCCGACATCAGGTGTTAGAGAGACAAACTACCTTGATGGAACGCGAGTATGCTACATCCATAGCTCGTCGTGGTCATATGTATGCTGACGGTGATACCCTCTATATGACGCTGAGGAACTCAGGGAGAGGCAACATCCGTTCTGTCTACCTGAAAAGTGAAATAACGAGTGATACGGGAGGTATTGACTGTAAACCGGGCTACTACCAACTTAGGACGATCGAGGGAGATGAACGGATGCTCTCTGGGTTATCCAATGCGATAGATTTTGAAGGAGAAGTCCACATTGATTGCTATCTTGAAGCAGTTGGGGAACTGAGGAGAATGCCTTTCGAGCAGTTCACAAGTCGACTAGTTAGGGAAGGCATAAACAGCTGCAAAGTCCGGTTAACGCTCGA
This region of Halococcus salsus genomic DNA includes:
- a CDS encoding winged helix-turn-helix transcriptional regulator codes for the protein MTGIDDVDYEIIELLMENARHSYREIAKQVDRSPPTVSDRVERLQEIGVIERFTLDIDRSILVEGPSVLVELDVEPNSDETVANTLADTPAVEHIIRTLDATVLFVAHGSEQDIRALLSETLDGAQIRSYTVRLVSESTWKPQLGAESVSMECTVCGKSVDDGETVELGEQTHEVCCTSCASKIKTQYDELKEAAASE
- a CDS encoding recombinase family protein, which gives rise to MQIAAYVRVSTDDQNEDRQMRAIRQKYSETETSNEIEWFCDLGESGASTSRREYQRLREHVAEYDVVVAHELDRLGRSFADLAGFVEDLREKGVGIDLVNQPIGTVGEDDWMAEMMLNMMMVFADAERKMIRSRVQEGIDAAIADGKRVGRPPFGYTVEDGFLQQIPAEYVRTQTFIREVRKGREKHATAGFFEIPESAVQSILARAEANYDVPFDNDQWRLERAKVSAGEKDLPPLDAQSRYSPALTSVPEQ
- a CDS encoding transposase — its product is MVAAALVADATGYNGRSRFFEDDPDGTGDALDGFVADVTTIAQSQCERAGSYTDIETLVCHLPIDHLTFAAQDSLAPYSGRYPMAIHVRATLLMEINGWDETALHDHLRTHPSLRQNLGFETLPNQSTFWRAWNERFSEKLRDAVRECADSIVRAARACGVSLPDRIDIDEADESDADDPPERQLVAAKTDEVWQQAKPFVTDAFALSRGPNWQIHENAFWEQHAYMGMREDMYARSGPASFSLDTTRERIPTGSTHRYQIGKLSVAEIRSMLRNTTRMLIARARQNGELDGPVFAAIDVTKGFPFTGDLEDHDDDILGYKDGNDYYQWAVLKIVGMDVPLVLDAIPRVRGQSKDEIVEKLLSQTTEMVDIDLVMMDREFDSGPVKDTCEEYGVHFLNPTRIFERSDEAETIAWMYRNGKRFHVTEEETLEGTSTRKQIYLPQRSNSDDDEDDSLSEVWTEMCGEWEFENVDGEPSEGMSFSRLLADIQREEEVEERKQKAKDGDVDTAETVVFETNHPYVTARGTDDQRMEGKEFIHMIERLIRWYRRRWGIENGFKKQKHFMVRTTSTERDYRFFNFAFACVLYNVWRLVDLLVKIAIDGEDLTYKPRVDANQFLTVAKQYYGLDPPD